A DNA window from Coffea arabica cultivar ET-39 chromosome 6c, Coffea Arabica ET-39 HiFi, whole genome shotgun sequence contains the following coding sequences:
- the LOC113693482 gene encoding uncharacterized protein: protein MRKLRVLTEFVVGDLVFIKITPLKARLMSGKGKNLQPRFVGSYKVIQRVGNVAYKLKLPPSLSQIHNVFHVSMPKKYHPDPSHILQPESIEIDEALTYEEKPVKLLDSKVKELRNKWIPLVKVLWRNHGLDETTWEVEEEM, encoded by the coding sequence atgagaaaattacgggttctcacagaattTGTGGTTGGAGATCTAGTATTTATTAAGATTACACCTCTAAAAGCAAGATTGATgtctggaaaaggaaaaaatttacaACCGAGGTTTGTGGGATCTTATAAGGTTATCCAACGCGTGGGAAACGTAGCGTATAAGTTGAAACTGCCACCGAGTTTGTCTCAGATTCATAATGTTTTCCACGTGTCCATGCCTAAGAAATACCATCCAGACCCTTCTCATATCTTACAACCGGAaagtattgaaattgatgaggcgctgacctatgaggagaaaccagtGAAACTTCTAGATAGTAAGGTGAAAGAACTGAGGAACAAGTGGATTCCATTGGTAAAAGTTCTTTGGAGGAACCATGGACTAGACGAGACAacctgggaagttgaagaagaaatgtgA